CAATCCGCACCATCCCGTGGTGCATATCTTGGGATCGGGCCGGACTACGCGCAAGCGGGCCGACCTGCTTCTCGATCACGGCATCGAGTTTGCCGCCTATTACGACATAGACCCTCGCAAGATAGGCCATGTGATTGGCGGGGTGCCGGTTATAGACAGGAATGACATTCCGGCACCGGGAGCGGCGTTCTGTCTGCCATATGTGGGCAGCCGGGGGGCGCGGGAGGATATCGCCGAATTCCTCGGCGGGCGGGGCTACGTGCTTGGTCGGGATTATCTGCCCGTGGCCTGAGTCTTCCATTCTTGTCTGATATCTGTCACTCTCTGCGCAATCCGGGAGGAACCATGGCCGAATCACATGATATTAAACAGGAACTGATGAAACCCCGCCGGCCCTGGCTGGCCGGGTTGCTTTCCCTCGTGGCCACAGGATTGGGGCAGGTCTACAACGGGCAGTGGAAGAAGGGTGCCGGTTTTTTTGCAGCCGAGGTGTTTGTCACCACGACCATGATCCGGTTCTGGGCCGATTTCGGGTCCATGCTTTTATGCCTGGCCATCCTGTTCGGTTACAATCTTTTCGTGGCGGGTGAAGCCTTTGCCTCGGCCCGAAAGCAGGGCGGCTACACGCTGCAGCCCTATAACCGGTGGTGGGTGTACGGACTGTGCCTCCTTGTCAGTGCCTTTTCCGGGGTGGTTCTGGAGAAGGTGATCGAAGGCCATTTCTACAAGGCCTACAAGGCGCCGTCAGGCTCCATGCTGCCCACTATCCTGACAGGCGACCGTTTCATGGTGGAGGTGCTTTCCGATGACGATTCCGTTGAGCGGGGGTATATCGTGATTTTTTCCTCACCGGAAACCGATGGAAAGGACTTTGTAAAGCGGATCGTGGGTCTGCCGGGAGAAACCGTGGAGATTCGGGACAAGGTGGTGTTCATCAACGGTCAGCCCCTTGAGGAACCCTATGCCCGACACACCAAACTCGACATGTTTCCCATGCGCGACAATTTCGGGCCGTTCATCCTTGGTGCGGACGAATACTTCGTACTCGGCGACAACCGTGAAGACAGCTATGATTCGCGTTGGCTGGGGCCGGTCAAAAGAGACCGGATCATGGGGAGAGCCCGGTATGTCTATTTCCCGGCGGAGTTCGGGGTGGACGGCTGGTCGGAGCGGCTGGGGATGGAATATGAATGATTTCGGGGCGGACTACCAGAACTCTCTGGCTGCAAACAAACCGTCAGCCTGGTTGATCTTGAGCGGATAGACCTCTTTTATGTCCAGGGCGTCCATGTAGCCCAACACCAGAATGAGGTTGGTCAACCGGGCGTCTGCGAATTCGCTGTTGAAATCCGCATCGGGTTTGTCGGTCCATTCCTGCAGGGCCCGGGCAACGTCGTCACGCGTGTAGGATTCCTTGCGAACGCCCATCATCTCGGGAACCCCGTAATAATGCACACCGCCGATTCCGGCCACGAACAGGTTGGATTGGTGCAGGCGGGATGTGATGAGCGGAGGAACGGTCACGGCGGCGTGAGACCGAATGAAAGTCAGGGCCTGTTCGACTTGGCCCGCGCTGACCGGGTTGGGGCTTGTTGTTGTGGTGACGTCCTTCTTCTGGATGGAACCGATGACGATGTTCTTGAATGAGACCGAGGACATGGGATCGATGTAGAAGAGCAGGCCGCCGTCCTGGCGTCGGAGGGTCATCTGCATACTTCCGGCACCGATGTCCCAGACCAGCAGATCCCTGGACGTGGAGTTGAGCTCCTGGCGCACGGCGTGATAGCTGAGCATGGCGGCCTGTTGCTCGGAAATGATGCGGGAGGAGATGCCGGTTTCCTTCTTGATGCTGACGAAGTAGGCTCGCCCGTTCCTGGCATCCTGGAAAACCTTGCCGCCTACTGCGGAATATTCCTGGGCGGTATGCTGTTCTGCGATGGCCTTGAGTTTCTTCAGGACAATGATGCCCTGGGCCATGATTTCCTTGCTCAGATTGTTGTCGTAGGAACGGGCCAGGTCTTCGGCGAAATCGACTTTTTCCGACAGGGTTTCGATGGTCTTGACGATGTGGCCGGTGGGGATGTCCACGTCGGCGATGGTGCATTTGATGACAGCGGAACCGATGTCGAAGGCGGCGCGTCGGACCACGGTGGTGTCCTGGGCCGGGCTCGCGGAGGCATAGCAAAGGCAGGCCAGCAATCCGGTCAGAAATACACGTGTTAGTATGCTCATCTTCCTCCCCGATGAATCCTCAAACTACCTGTTCAGGCTATAGGAAAAAGAGTCGACAGGCAATGGCAACCAGCCCCATCCGGCTATTTGGTGGATTTGTATGTCTCGTTATTGCGCCTGAGTTGGTACTGCCGGACCGCCTGGTTGTGTTCCTCCAGGTTCTTGCTGAAATGATGCGAGCCGTCGCCCTTGGCCACGAAATAGAGGTAGCTGTGTTCTTCGGGATGAACCGCAGCCAGGAGCGCGTCCAGTCCCGGTGAACAGATGGGGCCGGGCGGCAGTCCCTGGATGGCATAGGTGTTGTAAGGGTTGTTCTTGTCCAGGAGATCGCTTTTCTTGATGTTTCCGTCAAAATCAGGGCCGAGGCCGTAAATTATGGTCGGGTCGCATTGGATGAGCATGCGTTTTTTCAGGCGGTTGTGGAACACGCCGGATATGCGCTTGCGTTCAGTCATGTCCCCGGTTTCCTTTTCTATG
The sequence above is a segment of the Pseudodesulfovibrio sp. S3 genome. Coding sequences within it:
- the lepB gene encoding signal peptidase I yields the protein MAESHDIKQELMKPRRPWLAGLLSLVATGLGQVYNGQWKKGAGFFAAEVFVTTTMIRFWADFGSMLLCLAILFGYNLFVAGEAFASARKQGGYTLQPYNRWWVYGLCLLVSAFSGVVLEKVIEGHFYKAYKAPSGSMLPTILTGDRFMVEVLSDDDSVERGYIVIFSSPETDGKDFVKRIVGLPGETVEIRDKVVFINGQPLEEPYARHTKLDMFPMRDNFGPFILGADEYFVLGDNREDSYDSRWLGPVKRDRIMGRARYVYFPAEFGVDGWSERLGMEYE